CACGCCGCGTTCGGGCTCACCCTCTCAAGCGTGGTTGACCGGGAGGACGTCCGGGGAGAGGGCGCCGGCGTGGGCCGCGGCCGAGGTCATGCGCTTGCGGTGGTGGCGGCGGCACAGGACCTCGTAGCCGATCTCCTCCGCCGGGCGGTTCACGTCACCGACGACCACCTGGGCACCCTCGACCACCATCTCACCGCCCACCGTACGGGCGTTGTGGGTGGCGCGGGCGCCACACCAGCACAGGGCCTCCACCTGGAGCTGCTCCAGGCGGTCCGCGAGCTCGATCAGGCGCTGGGAGCCGGGGAAGAGCTTCGTGCGGAAGTCGGTGGTGATGCCGAAGGCGAAGACGTCCAGGCCGAGGTCATCCACGATCCGGGCCAGCTGGTCGATCTGGTCGGGCGCGAGGAACTGGGCCTCGTCCACGATCACGTAGTCCGCCTTGCCGCCCTTGGACAGCTGGGCCACCAGGTACGCGTACAGGTCCATGTCCTCCGGCGCCTCCACCGCCTCCGTCACCAGACCGAGCCGGGACGACAGCTTGCCCTCGCCCGCCCGGTCGTCGCGGGTGAAGATCACGCCCTGGAGGCCCCGCGCGTCGCGGTTGTGGGCGATCTGGAGCGCCAGTGTGCTCTTTCCGCAGTCCATCGTTCCGGAGAAGAACACCAGCTCGGGCATGGGAAGTACGCGACCTTTCAGGTCAGGGGCGGGAAGGGGGTGGGAGGGGGCGGTCAGGTGCGGACTTCGAGCAGGGGGACCAGCTGCTCGGCCGCGGTCATGGAGCCGTGCATTCCGGTGAGCGCCGACTCGTTGGGCTCGTTGCGGGAGGCGGTGATCGCGACATCGGCCTGGGCCGCCGCGACCACGTCGCCGATCCGCCCGAGGACCCGCTCGTCGCACTCCCCCGGCGCGCCGAACCAGCCCAGTTCCAGGGCCTCTTCGCGGCTCGCGACCCAGAAGCGGTCCCCGAGCACCTCGCGCCACACGGTCAGTACGTCCGCCTCCGCGCCCGGTACGGCGTACACGTGCCGGGCCCGGCCCTCGCCGCCCAGCAGGGCCACGCCCGCGCCCAGCTCCCAGTCCTCGTCGAAGTCGATCCGGGAGTCCTCGTCGAAGGGGACGTCCACCATGCCGTGGTCGGAGGTGACGTACAGGGCGGTGCGCGGCGGCAGCTGCTCCGCGAGCCGCTGCACCAGCCGGTCGACGCACATGAGCTGGCCGCGCCAGGCGTCGGAGTCCACGCCGTGCCGGTGTCCGGCACCGTCGAGCTCGCTGTAGTACGTGTACACGAGCGAGCGCTCACCGGCCGCGAGCTGGATCGCCGCGAGGTCCATCCGCTCCTCGCCGGTCATCCGGCCGTGGAAGGTGCCGCCGCTGAGCGCGATCTTCGTGAGCGGGGTGGTCTGGAAGTTCGGCGCGGAGACCTGCGCGGTGTGCACCCCGGCCGCGTCCGCGAGCTGGAAGACGGTCGGGTACGGCTGCCAGGGCTTCGGCGGGGTCCACGGGTGCCAGCGGAGCTGGTTCATCAGCTCGCCGGAGGCCGGGTTGCGTACGGCGTACCCGGGCAGGCCGTGGCGGGCGGGCGGCAGGCCCGTGCCGACGGAGGCCAGCGAGGTGGCGGTGGTCGCCGGGAAGCCCGCCGTGATCGGCCGGCCGGTGCCGCCGCGCGAGGTGGCGAGGAGGGAGGTGAGGTACGGGGCCTCGTCCGGGTGGGCCTTGATCTGCTCCCAGCCCATGCCGTCGACCAGGAACACGCAGTTCCGGTCGGCCGGGGTCA
The Streptomyces sp. NBC_00091 genome window above contains:
- a CDS encoding alkaline phosphatase family protein, whose amino-acid sequence is MSYSAPPNWQDEPELLDLAGAPVPHYGTGSLADLLPTLAAGQGVPGLAAGIAELTPADRNCVFLVDGMGWEQIKAHPDEAPYLTSLLATSRGGTGRPITAGFPATTATSLASVGTGLPPARHGLPGYAVRNPASGELMNQLRWHPWTPPKPWQPYPTVFQLADAAGVHTAQVSAPNFQTTPLTKIALSGGTFHGRMTGEERMDLAAIQLAAGERSLVYTYYSELDGAGHRHGVDSDAWRGQLMCVDRLVQRLAEQLPPRTALYVTSDHGMVDVPFDEDSRIDFDEDWELGAGVALLGGEGRARHVYAVPGAEADVLTVWREVLGDRFWVASREEALELGWFGAPGECDERVLGRIGDVVAAAQADVAITASRNEPNESALTGMHGSMTAAEQLVPLLEVRT
- a CDS encoding thymidine kinase; its protein translation is MPELVFFSGTMDCGKSTLALQIAHNRDARGLQGVIFTRDDRAGEGKLSSRLGLVTEAVEAPEDMDLYAYLVAQLSKGGKADYVIVDEAQFLAPDQIDQLARIVDDLGLDVFAFGITTDFRTKLFPGSQRLIELADRLEQLQVEALCWCGARATHNARTVGGEMVVEGAQVVVGDVNRPAEEIGYEVLCRRHHRKRMTSAAAHAGALSPDVLPVNHA